From Xiphophorus maculatus strain JP 163 A chromosome 12, X_maculatus-5.0-male, whole genome shotgun sequence, the proteins below share one genomic window:
- the LOC102233796 gene encoding probable G-protein coupled receptor 21, which yields MNSSSNPNQSGSPLFCLLGAVGYSHRLDTCLLEAAIILFLAVLIIAGNLLVIFVFHCAPLLHHHSTGHFIQTMACADLLVGVSCLVPSLSLLRCLPGLNQQLACKAFGYAVSVLKSVSMASLACISVDRYVAITRPLSYATLVTPCRLRACIVLIWVYSALVFLPSFLGWGKPGYHGDVFQWCAESWRTNPTFSTFIVALLYAPAALTVCFTYGSIFRICRQHIREISQRHARFGAQATPTGGERCDGCTDKRYAMVLFRITSVFYVLWMPYILYFLLESAGLYRHTVASFLTTWLAISNSFCNCLIYSLSNSVFRRGLGSLLQPLLPSCLGCADGRKAPPPGSLRTDTRCHV from the coding sequence ATGAACTCCTCCTCCAATCCGAACCAGAGCGGCTCTCCTTTGTTCTGCCTGCTGGGAGCGGTGGGTTACTCCCACCGCCTGGACACCTGCCTGCTGGAGGCGGCCATCATCCTCTTCCTCGCTGTGCTCATCATCGCCGGGAACCTGCTGGTGATCTTTGTCTTCCACTGCGCGCCGCtgctgcaccaccacagcaccgGACACTTCATCCAGACCATGGCGTGCGCCGACCTGCTGGTGGGCGTCAGCTGCCTGGTGCCGTCTCTGTCCCTGCTGCGCTGCCTCCCGGGCCTCAACCAGCAGCTCGCCTGCAAAGCCTTTGGCTACGCCGTTTCTGTGCTGAAGAGCGTCTCCATGGCGTCGCTGGCGTGCATCAGCGTGGACCGCTACGTCGCCATCACCCGCCCGCTGTCCTACGCCACGCTGGTGACGCCGTGCCGGCTGCGGGCGTGCATAGTCCTCATCTGGGTTTACTCCGCCCTCGTCTTCCTGCCGTCCTTCCTGGGCTGGGGGAAGCCCGGTTACCATGGCGACGTCTTTCAGTGGTGCGCCGAGTCGTGGCGGACCAACCCGACGTTCAGCACCTTCATCGTGGCGCTGCTGTACGCGCCGGCGGCGCTCACCGTCTGCTTCACGTACGGGAGCATCTTCCGGATCTGCCGGCAGCACATCCGGGAGATCAGCCAGCGCCACGCCCGCTTCGGCGCGCAGGCCACGCCCACCGGGGGCGAGCGCTGCGACGGCTGCACGGACAAGCGCTACGCCATGGTGCTGTTCCGCATCACCAGCGTCTTCTACGTGCTCTGGATGCCCTACATCCTCTACTTCCTGCTGGAGAGCGCCGGGCTGTACCGCCACACTGTGGCGTCGTTTCTCACCACGTGGCTGGCGATCAGCAACAGCTTCTGCAACTGCCTCATCTACAGCCTCTCCAACAGCGTCTTCCGAAGAGGCCTGGGCAGTCTGCTGCAGCCGCTGCTGCCTTCCTGCCTCGGCTGCGCAGACGGCAGGAAGGCCCCGCCCCCCGGCAGCCTGCGCACCGACACGCGGTGCCACGTCTGA